The following proteins are encoded in a genomic region of Hoeflea phototrophica DFL-43:
- the flgB gene encoding flagellar basal body rod protein FlgB, with protein MQPIQLFELTSKQAHWLTVRQSVVAGNIANVNTPGYTAREVAAFEAVMQETGTRMAATHPGHIQEDPMRGAVRSERQNGVEVMPSGNSVNLPDELSKTGEIKRMYELNAGMVKAFHRMMLLTVRK; from the coding sequence ATGCAACCGATCCAGCTTTTCGAACTGACCTCAAAGCAGGCCCACTGGCTTACGGTACGCCAGAGTGTGGTCGCGGGAAACATCGCCAATGTAAACACGCCCGGCTACACCGCACGGGAAGTGGCTGCGTTCGAGGCTGTCATGCAAGAAACCGGAACGCGAATGGCTGCAACCCATCCCGGGCATATCCAGGAGGATCCGATGCGCGGTGCGGTTCGCAGCGAACGCCAGAATGGCGTCGAGGTGATGCCGTCCGGCAATTCCGTCAATTTGCCCGATGAACTGTCCAAAACCGGGGAGATCAAACGCATGTACGAACTCAATGCCGGAATGGTGAAAGCCTTTCACCGGATGATGCTGTTGACGGTGCGGAAATGA
- the flgC gene encoding flagellar basal body rod protein FlgC, producing MTVVDPLSLASRIASSGLDVQETRMRILSENLANSQSTGDTPGADAYRRKTISFSWELDRSIGASRAKVAKIDFDPGEFNVQYDPGNPAANEEGMVKLPNVNVLVELADMREANRSYEANLQTVKQTRELVSMTLDLLRAGG from the coding sequence ATGACAGTCGTTGATCCGCTGTCGCTCGCTTCGCGCATTGCCTCTTCGGGCCTTGATGTCCAGGAGACGCGGATGCGCATTCTCTCGGAGAACCTGGCCAACTCCCAATCGACCGGCGATACCCCCGGAGCCGATGCCTATCGGCGCAAGACCATCAGTTTTTCCTGGGAGCTCGACCGTTCGATCGGTGCTTCACGAGCCAAGGTCGCCAAAATCGATTTCGATCCTGGTGAATTCAACGTCCAGTATGATCCGGGCAACCCGGCTGCCAACGAAGAAGGTATGGTCAAGTTGCCCAATGTGAACGTGCTTGTAGAGCTCGCCGATATGCGCGAAGCCAACCGCTCCTACGAAGCCAATCTTCAAACCGTCAAGCAGACCCGTGAACTGGTTTCGATGACGCTTGATCTGTTGAGGGCTGGCGGATGA
- a CDS encoding flagellar hook-basal body complex protein FliE has translation MIDVITGAGATSRLAGSRETDVASSAAMPQMPQMPSAMGPQSSGSFSEVMQSLGVGAMNNLKAAEAQSLAAVRGEAVTRDVVDAVMAGERSLQTATAIRDKLVTAYLEIARMQI, from the coding sequence ATGATTGATGTGATAACAGGCGCGGGCGCCACATCGCGCCTCGCGGGATCCCGCGAAACCGACGTTGCCAGTTCTGCGGCTATGCCGCAAATGCCTCAGATGCCGTCGGCTATGGGCCCCCAATCATCAGGTTCCTTCAGCGAGGTCATGCAGTCGCTTGGTGTCGGAGCCATGAACAATCTCAAGGCGGCGGAAGCACAGTCACTGGCAGCCGTGCGCGGTGAGGCCGTCACCCGCGATGTTGTGGATGCGGTCATGGCCGGAGAACGCTCACTGCAAACCGCCACCGCCATCCGTGACAAGCTGGTGACCGCTTATCTCGAAATCGCCCGCATGCAAATCTAG
- the flgG gene encoding flagellar basal-body rod protein FlgG — MKALAIAATGMNAQQLNLEVIANNVANINTTGFKRARAEFADLLYQVERNQGVPNASNQAIVPEGAHIGLGVQTSAVRNLHIQGSLVGTSNKFDLALVGRGWFQIETPDGETNYTRAGAFNTNADGELVTIDGYTVVPGIVFPDEASEVVISRTGQVFARIGNEAEMQELGQLTLANFVNEAGLEPLGDNLFRETTASGPANVGVPDDPGFAHIQQGYLEGSNVDPIKEITDLISAQRAYEMNSKIIQAADEMASTVSKNLR; from the coding sequence ATGAAGGCTTTGGCCATCGCAGCAACTGGCATGAATGCACAGCAGCTCAATCTTGAGGTGATCGCCAACAATGTGGCGAACATCAACACCACCGGCTTCAAACGTGCCCGAGCCGAATTTGCCGACTTGCTCTACCAGGTGGAACGCAATCAGGGCGTCCCCAATGCGTCCAATCAGGCTATTGTGCCGGAGGGAGCACATATCGGGCTCGGCGTGCAGACTTCCGCTGTGCGCAACTTGCACATCCAGGGCAGCCTTGTTGGCACCTCGAACAAGTTTGACCTGGCGCTGGTTGGCCGTGGCTGGTTCCAGATTGAGACCCCGGACGGTGAAACCAACTACACAAGGGCCGGTGCCTTCAACACCAACGCTGACGGCGAGCTGGTCACCATCGATGGCTACACTGTTGTTCCCGGCATTGTGTTTCCGGACGAAGCAAGCGAAGTGGTGATTTCTCGCACCGGACAGGTTTTCGCCCGCATCGGCAATGAGGCTGAGATGCAGGAACTTGGTCAGCTGACGCTTGCCAACTTCGTCAATGAAGCGGGCCTTGAGCCGCTGGGTGACAATCTGTTCCGCGAAACCACCGCGTCGGGGCCCGCCAATGTCGGAGTGCCGGATGATCCAGGCTTTGCTCATATCCAGCAGGGCTATCTTGAGGGTTCCAATGTCGACCCAATCAAGGAAATCACCGATCTGATCTCGGCTCAGCGTGCCTATGAGATGAACTCCAAGATCATCCAGGCTGCTGATGAGATGGCTTCGACCGTTTCCAAAAATCTGAGATAG
- the flgA gene encoding flagellar basal body P-ring formation chaperone FlgA: protein MTFRPSSLIVMLRQLMLLLAGLLLLTAAARADLGTAVVPERTIYPGEELSAELVREVTVTNPNLRGGYVTTTTGVLGKVTTRTLLPGRTIPAGVLRDAWAVERGTTVELVFSGKGLTITAAGTPLQNGAVGDFIRVRNIESGVTVSGTVMADGTIQVAPK, encoded by the coding sequence ATGACGTTTCGCCCTTCATCTCTGATTGTGATGTTGCGCCAGCTCATGCTGCTGCTGGCCGGCCTGCTGCTGCTGACCGCGGCTGCACGGGCCGATCTGGGCACGGCCGTCGTGCCGGAGCGCACGATTTATCCCGGCGAAGAGCTCAGCGCCGAACTTGTCCGCGAGGTGACGGTGACCAACCCGAACCTGCGCGGCGGCTACGTCACCACCACCACCGGAGTGCTCGGCAAGGTAACGACCCGAACCCTGCTTCCCGGACGCACAATCCCGGCGGGCGTGTTGCGCGATGCCTGGGCGGTTGAACGCGGAACCACGGTGGAGCTGGTGTTTTCAGGCAAGGGTCTGACCATCACAGCGGCAGGGACACCGCTGCAAAATGGAGCAGTCGGCGATTTCATTCGGGTTCGCAACATCGAATCCGGTGTCACCGTTTCGGGCACGGTCATGGCTGACGGCACAATCCAGGTCGCGCCAAAATGA
- a CDS encoding flagellar basal body P-ring protein FlgI, with protein MVFGPGGGFGFVQQSAAASRIKDIASLQAARDNQLIGYGLVVGLQGTGDGLRNSPFTEQSLRAMLQNLGISTEGGATRANNVAAVIVTANLPPFASIGSRVDVTVSSLGDATSLRGGTLVMTSLSGADGQIYAVAQGSVIVSGIQAQGDAATLQQGIATSGRLPGGAIIEREIPTSFKSVGGLVYQLRNPDFSTAVGMADVINAYAEARYDGPIAEARDSTTVAVRKPERADLARLTAELENLVVETDTPARVVVNERTGTIVIGNDVRVSRVAVSHGTLTVQINETPTVVQPSPFSDGVTAIEPLTDITAGVDGGQVAIIDGPDLRSLVAGLNSIGVTPDGIIAILQGIKSAGALHAELVLQ; from the coding sequence ATGGTCTTCGGTCCGGGGGGTGGTTTTGGTTTCGTGCAGCAATCCGCCGCCGCATCGCGGATCAAGGATATCGCCTCACTCCAGGCGGCGCGCGACAACCAGCTGATCGGCTATGGTCTGGTCGTGGGCCTTCAGGGCACCGGCGATGGCTTGCGCAATTCACCATTCACCGAACAGTCATTGCGCGCCATGCTGCAGAATCTGGGTATTTCGACCGAGGGTGGAGCAACCCGTGCAAACAATGTCGCTGCCGTGATTGTGACGGCAAACCTGCCGCCTTTCGCGTCCATCGGCTCCCGTGTTGATGTCACGGTGTCCTCGCTGGGTGATGCAACATCTCTGCGCGGCGGCACCCTGGTGATGACGTCTCTGTCGGGTGCCGATGGCCAGATCTACGCTGTGGCCCAGGGCTCGGTCATCGTTTCGGGCATTCAGGCACAAGGCGATGCTGCAACGCTCCAGCAGGGCATTGCAACATCCGGCAGACTGCCCGGGGGCGCCATTATCGAACGGGAAATTCCAACCAGTTTCAAGAGTGTGGGCGGTCTTGTCTATCAGTTGCGCAATCCTGACTTCTCCACTGCCGTTGGCATGGCCGATGTCATCAATGCCTATGCCGAGGCCCGTTATGATGGCCCCATCGCCGAAGCACGGGATTCCACCACTGTGGCGGTGCGCAAGCCCGAGCGCGCGGACCTCGCCCGGTTGACCGCCGAGCTTGAGAATCTTGTCGTGGAAACAGACACGCCGGCGCGCGTCGTGGTCAACGAACGGACCGGTACGATCGTCATTGGCAATGATGTCCGTGTCTCAAGGGTTGCCGTCAGTCACGGCACATTGACTGTCCAGATCAACGAAACCCCGACCGTGGTTCAGCCCTCACCCTTTTCGGATGGCGTGACTGCCATCGAACCGCTGACCGACATCACCGCGGGCGTTGATGGCGGCCAGGTTGCCATCATTGACGGACCTGATCTGCGGAGCCTGGTCGCAGGTCTCAATTCGATCGGTGTAACGCCTGACGGTATTATCGCTATCCTGCAGGGCATCAAATCAGCGGGCGCGCTGCATGCCGAACTGGTGCTGCAATGA
- a CDS encoding MotE family protein gives MIERNKQMRTRPLLRIGPVGVLALALLAPGALAQQAPAPTMEDEIRSFCGNIADAARDQRYLMQKKELEELQAGVDERIERLDERSRQYRDWLQKREEFMRVAETQLVDIYKNMRPDAASAQMEILPPQVAAAIIMKLSPRLASAILNEMDSEKAAGLTGMIASAAAPDLPEDPS, from the coding sequence ATGATTGAGCGCAACAAGCAAATGCGGACAAGACCGCTGCTCCGGATTGGCCCTGTGGGTGTGCTGGCCTTGGCCTTGCTTGCGCCGGGCGCTTTGGCTCAACAGGCGCCGGCTCCGACGATGGAAGATGAAATCCGAAGCTTTTGCGGCAACATCGCCGATGCTGCCCGCGATCAGCGCTACCTTATGCAGAAAAAAGAGCTTGAAGAGCTCCAGGCAGGCGTCGACGAGCGGATCGAGCGGCTTGATGAACGCTCGCGGCAATATCGTGACTGGCTCCAGAAGCGCGAAGAGTTCATGCGCGTCGCTGAAACGCAACTTGTCGACATCTACAAGAACATGCGTCCTGATGCCGCCTCCGCTCAGATGGAAATCCTTCCTCCGCAGGTCGCTGCGGCGATTATCATGAAATTGAGCCCCAGGCTCGCCAGTGCGATTCTCAATGAGATGGACTCCGAGAAGGCCGCCGGGCTGACAGGAATGATTGCAAGTGCGGCAGCACCAGACCTGCCCGAGGACCCGTCATGA
- the flgH gene encoding flagellar basal body L-ring protein FlgH yields the protein MNRAVAITILALSLGGCSAQTLKEVGRAPSMSPVGAGLAYGETPQMAAYPKQPMPRSQGFSLWDDNKSKLFQDARAMSVGDILTVDLAINDKATFDNATDRSRQNSSGINAGFNLPLLEGLGIGAVNEGDLEFGSNTSTSGQGTTERSEQLELRIAAVVTGILPNGNLVISGSQEVRVNQELRILNVAGIVRPLDVDHNNTVAYDKIAEARVSYGGRGRLMEVQQPPVGQQLVDILSPI from the coding sequence ATGAACAGAGCCGTCGCCATCACCATTCTCGCACTGTCTCTGGGCGGATGCAGCGCACAAACACTCAAGGAAGTTGGCCGGGCGCCTTCGATGAGCCCGGTCGGGGCGGGGCTTGCCTATGGCGAGACCCCGCAAATGGCTGCTTACCCAAAACAGCCGATGCCAAGGTCGCAGGGCTTTTCGCTCTGGGATGACAACAAGTCCAAACTGTTTCAGGATGCCCGTGCGATGAGCGTCGGTGACATCCTCACTGTCGATCTGGCGATCAATGACAAGGCAACCTTTGACAACGCCACCGATCGCAGCCGTCAGAACTCCAGTGGCATCAACGCGGGCTTCAATCTTCCGCTGCTTGAGGGCTTGGGAATTGGCGCTGTGAACGAGGGAGACCTTGAATTCGGCTCCAACACCTCGACCTCGGGGCAGGGCACAACGGAGCGCTCCGAGCAGCTTGAGCTTCGCATCGCCGCAGTTGTCACCGGTATTCTGCCCAATGGGAACCTGGTGATCAGCGGCAGCCAGGAGGTTCGCGTCAATCAGGAACTGCGGATCCTCAATGTTGCAGGCATCGTGCGGCCGCTGGACGTGGATCACAACAACACCGTAGCCTATGACAAGATTGCCGAAGCCCGGGTATCCTATGGTGGCCGCGGCCGGTTGATGGAAGTGCAGCAACCGCCGGTCGGCCAGCAGCTCGTCGACATCTTGTCACCGATCTGA
- a CDS encoding flagellar basal body-associated FliL family protein, producing MADNEDQEEEQGKKKSGLIVTIAVVLVLSGLAGGGGWVVGGMIAPQVAVEEEAAVEAEESGEEGAEAEKDEEAGNKSRENVLPLDPITTNLSYPSESWIRIEVSLLFGGAPDQALADQIHQDVLSYLRTVSLQQIDGPRGFQYLRDDLRERVRLRSEGRVNDILFRTFVIE from the coding sequence ATGGCTGACAACGAAGACCAGGAAGAGGAACAGGGCAAGAAAAAGTCCGGCTTGATCGTCACCATCGCAGTTGTGCTGGTGCTGAGCGGTTTGGCTGGTGGTGGTGGTTGGGTCGTCGGTGGGATGATCGCACCGCAAGTTGCCGTGGAAGAGGAAGCAGCCGTTGAGGCTGAGGAGAGTGGTGAAGAGGGCGCCGAAGCCGAAAAAGACGAGGAAGCGGGAAACAAATCCCGGGAAAACGTTCTTCCGCTTGACCCGATTACCACAAACCTGTCGTACCCTTCCGAAAGTTGGATTCGAATCGAAGTGTCGCTGCTGTTTGGGGGTGCCCCGGACCAGGCGCTCGCCGACCAGATCCATCAGGACGTGTTGTCCTATCTGCGCACCGTGTCCCTTCAACAGATTGATGGGCCACGGGGATTTCAGTATTTGCGCGATGATTTGCGTGAACGCGTGAGATTGCGGTCGGAGGGCCGCGTTAATGACATCCTGTTCAGGACCTTTGTGATCGAATGA
- the fliP gene encoding flagellar type III secretion system pore protein FliP (The bacterial flagellar biogenesis protein FliP forms a type III secretion system (T3SS)-type pore required for flagellar assembly.) translates to MIRLLSAVVAMMVIATAANAQALDPGLLQAPLDGSVASWIIRTFGLLTVLSVAPGILIMVTSFPRFIIAFAILRAGMGLATTPANMILVSLALFMTFYVMAPTFDRAWENGVTPLLEDQITEEEAIQLIADPFRDFMLVNTRPKDLALFVDLATERGQSTETDGKIDMRVLVPAFMISEIRRGFEIGFLVVLPFLVIDLVVATITMAMGMMMLPPTAISLPFKILFFVLIDGWNLLVGSLVRSFV, encoded by the coding sequence ATGATCCGACTCTTATCGGCCGTTGTCGCCATGATGGTGATTGCAACGGCAGCAAACGCACAAGCACTGGACCCGGGCCTGCTGCAGGCACCGCTGGATGGGTCTGTTGCCAGTTGGATTATCCGGACCTTCGGATTGCTTACGGTGCTTTCGGTCGCACCGGGCATCCTCATCATGGTCACCAGTTTTCCGCGTTTCATCATTGCCTTCGCCATTCTGCGCGCCGGCATGGGCCTGGCAACCACACCTGCCAACATGATCCTGGTCAGCCTGGCTCTGTTCATGACCTTCTATGTCATGGCGCCCACCTTCGACCGCGCCTGGGAAAACGGCGTGACGCCACTGCTTGAGGATCAGATCACCGAAGAAGAGGCGATACAGCTGATAGCTGATCCTTTCCGCGACTTCATGCTGGTCAACACCCGTCCCAAGGATCTTGCCCTGTTTGTGGATCTCGCCACCGAGCGCGGGCAAAGCACCGAAACTGATGGCAAGATCGACATGCGGGTTCTGGTTCCCGCCTTCATGATTTCCGAGATCAGACGTGGCTTTGAAATCGGCTTTCTGGTGGTCCTGCCATTCCTGGTGATCGACCTGGTGGTTGCCACAATCACCATGGCGATGGGCATGATGATGCTCCCGCCAACGGCCATTTCTCTGCCGTTCAAGATCCTCTTTTTCGTCCTGATCGACGGTTGGAATCTGCTTGTTGGAAGCCTCGTTCGTTCGTTCGTCTGA
- a CDS encoding flagellin produces the protein MTSIMTNSSAMAALQTLRSINNDMESTQSRISSGYKVGSASDNSAYWSIATTMRSDNQALSTVQDALGLGAAKVDVAYTGMESAIEVVSEIKAKLVAAREPGVDKTKIDKEITELKNQLVSVAESASFSGENWLNNTTTAASGTKNVVGGFNRDSSGQVTITTLDVNTTSTTLIGAGNESLGILTKDIDANALDPDATTTTARDYYLIDTGSTTGTQASGTAISLTSATTDAQVEDMIRAVDSMFTQMTDAASNLGAVNKRISMQEDFVANLQNAIDKGVGRLVDADMNEESTRLKALQTQQQLGIQALSIANSNSQNVLSLFR, from the coding sequence ATGACAAGCATCATGACCAACTCATCGGCGATGGCTGCGCTGCAGACACTTCGCTCGATCAACAATGACATGGAAAGCACACAGAGCCGCATTTCGTCGGGCTACAAGGTCGGCAGCGCTTCTGACAACTCGGCTTACTGGTCGATCGCAACCACCATGCGTTCGGACAACCAGGCCCTGTCCACCGTTCAGGACGCCCTCGGCCTCGGCGCTGCAAAGGTCGATGTCGCCTATACCGGTATGGAATCGGCGATCGAAGTGGTTTCGGAAATCAAGGCCAAGCTGGTCGCGGCTCGTGAGCCTGGCGTCGACAAGACCAAGATCGATAAGGAAATCACCGAACTCAAGAACCAGCTCGTTTCCGTTGCGGAATCGGCTTCGTTCTCCGGTGAAAACTGGCTCAACAACACCACCACAGCCGCTTCGGGTACGAAGAACGTGGTTGGTGGTTTCAACCGCGACTCCTCTGGCCAGGTAACGATCACCACGCTGGACGTAAATACAACTTCGACCACGCTGATCGGCGCCGGCAATGAAAGCCTCGGTATTCTGACCAAGGACATCGATGCCAACGCGCTGGATCCGGATGCGACCACCACCACCGCACGGGACTACTACCTGATCGACACCGGTTCCACCACCGGTACACAGGCTTCTGGTACGGCCATCTCGCTGACCTCGGCAACCACAGACGCCCAGGTCGAGGATATGATCCGCGCCGTGGACTCTATGTTCACGCAGATGACGGATGCCGCATCGAACCTTGGTGCCGTCAACAAGCGGATCTCGATGCAGGAAGACTTCGTTGCCAATCTCCAGAATGCAATCGACAAGGGCGTTGGCCGATTGGTCGACGCGGATATGAACGAGGAATCGACGCGACTGAAAGCTCTGCAGACACAGCAGCAGCTTGGTATCCAGGCGCTTTCGATCGCCAACTCCAACTCGCAGAACGTGCTGTCGCTGTTCCGTTAA
- a CDS encoding flagellin, which yields MTSIMTNSAAMAALQTLRSINSDMEMTQNRISSGYRVDTAADNSAYWSIATTMRSDNQAMSTVKDALGLGAAKVDVAYTGMESSIEVVSEIKAKLVAAREPGVDKTKIDKELTELKNQLVSISESASFSGENWLNNTTTAAAGTKSVVGGFNRDVNGLVSITTLDVNTSTTTLIGAASENLGILTKDIDANALDPDATTTTARNYFLIDTGATTGTAASGTAIALTAATTDAQVDDMIRAVDSMFTQMTDAASNLGAVNKRISMQQDFVSNLMDSIDSGIGRLVDADMNEESTRLKALQTQQQLGIQSLSIANSNSQNILSLFR from the coding sequence ATGACAAGCATTATGACAAACTCAGCGGCAATGGCCGCACTGCAGACACTACGTTCAATCAACTCCGACATGGAGATGACTCAGAACCGGATCTCCTCCGGCTATCGTGTCGACACCGCGGCCGACAACTCTGCTTATTGGTCGATCGCAACAACCATGCGTTCGGACAACCAGGCGATGTCGACCGTCAAGGACGCACTGGGTCTCGGCGCCGCAAAGGTCGATGTGGCCTACACAGGTATGGAATCGTCCATCGAAGTGGTCTCGGAAATCAAGGCCAAGCTGGTCGCTGCACGTGAGCCAGGTGTTGACAAGACCAAGATCGACAAGGAACTCACCGAACTCAAGAACCAGCTCGTTTCGATCTCGGAATCGGCGTCTTTCTCCGGTGAGAACTGGCTCAACAACACCACCACTGCTGCGGCCGGAACAAAATCCGTGGTTGGCGGCTTCAACCGTGATGTCAACGGATTGGTGAGCATCACCACTCTGGACGTAAACACTTCAACGACCACTCTTATTGGCGCCGCCAGTGAAAATCTCGGCATCCTGACCAAAGACATCGACGCCAACGCACTTGATCCTGACGCAACCACCACGACTGCACGGAACTACTTCCTGATCGACACCGGTGCCACCACTGGTACCGCAGCATCCGGTACTGCTATCGCATTGACTGCGGCCACCACCGATGCACAGGTCGATGATATGATCCGTGCTGTGGACTCGATGTTCACGCAGATGACCGACGCCGCATCCAATCTCGGCGCCGTCAACAAACGGATTTCGATGCAGCAAGACTTCGTGTCCAACCTCATGGATTCGATTGACAGCGGTATCGGCAGATTGGTCGATGCGGACATGAACGAGGAATCGACACGACTAAAAGCACTGCAGACTCAGCAGCAGCTGGGTATCCAGTCGCTCTCGATCGCCAACTCGAACTCGCAGAACATTCTGTCGCTCTTCCGTTAA
- a CDS encoding flagellin: MTSIMTNTAAMAALQTLRTINSEMEMTQARVSSGYRVENAGDNAAYWSIATTMRSDNKAMSTVKDALGLGAAKVDIAYTAMDSSIDVISEIKSKLVAAREPGVDKTKIDKEITELKNQLQSISESASFSGENWLNNTSTAAAGTKSVVGGFNRDVNGLVSITTLDINVTSLTMIGAASENLGILTRDVDANALDPDATTTTARNYYLIDTGATTGTAASGAAIALTATTTDAEVEDMIRVVDSMFSDMTDAASNLGAISKRIDMQEDFVANLMDSIDSGIGRLVDADMNEESTRLKALQTQQQLGIQSLSIANNNSQNILALFQQ; this comes from the coding sequence ATGACCAGCATAATGACCAATACAGCCGCCATGGCGGCTCTGCAGACCCTTCGGACGATAAACTCCGAAATGGAAATGACTCAAGCACGCGTGTCTTCGGGATACCGTGTGGAAAACGCCGGTGACAACGCTGCCTACTGGTCCATCGCCACAACCATGCGATCGGACAACAAGGCAATGTCGACCGTCAAGGATGCACTTGGCCTTGGTGCAGCCAAGGTCGATATTGCCTACACGGCAATGGACAGCTCGATCGATGTTATCTCCGAAATCAAGTCCAAACTTGTCGCGGCCAGAGAACCCGGCGTTGACAAGACAAAGATCGACAAGGAAATCACCGAACTCAAGAACCAGTTGCAGTCGATTTCTGAATCGGCATCGTTCTCCGGTGAGAACTGGCTTAACAACACGTCCACTGCCGCTGCCGGCACCAAATCGGTGGTTGGCGGCTTCAACCGCGATGTCAACGGATTGGTGAGCATCACCACTCTGGATATCAACGTCACCAGCCTCACCATGATCGGCGCCGCCAGTGAAAATCTCGGTATCCTGACCAGAGACGTGGACGCCAATGCGCTTGATCCCGATGCAACAACGACCACCGCTCGAAACTATTATCTGATCGACACCGGTGCCACTACTGGTACCGCTGCCTCGGGTGCAGCAATTGCGCTAACCGCAACCACAACAGATGCCGAAGTCGAAGACATGATCCGTGTTGTCGACTCGATGTTCAGCGATATGACAGACGCCGCCTCTAATCTTGGTGCGATTTCCAAACGCATCGATATGCAAGAGGATTTCGTCGCAAACCTGATGGACTCGATCGACAGTGGTATCGGGCGATTGGTGGATGCCGATATGAACGAGGAATCGACCCGGCTCAAAGCGCTGCAGACGCAGCAGCAGCTCGGCATTCAGTCCTTGTCGATCGCAAACAACAACTCTCAGAACATCCTCGCGCTCTTCCAGCAGTAA
- a CDS encoding MotB family protein, with product MTDSTHQGKNEIIIVKRRGGGGDDGHHGGVWKIAYADFMTAMMAFFLVMWLVNASNEETKAAIASYFNPIKLMDDKPADKGIKQVGKSAEGEATAPKSKTEGDESTTGQAGEAGSQKNSTAGEKQDYSEADYFENPYSVLAEIAQETGTQTNVSDKGDGGAAQSGPATGASGGEAYRDPFDPDFWSKSVEKDSDTLEESQSMFEVETFANNRLPESPVDKEPLQDPTDADGPAGDLSAQMAGDGGTGALTPEQLLEQLAEADVLKEDIMKALGGALGKLAEGLVVEPAEGGLLVSITDQLDFGMFNVGSAVPGRDLVIAMEKIGEVLAERDGAIAIRGHTDARPFASDTDDNWRLSLARAHSAYYMLVRGGLSEERISQVSGFADRRLKDPDNPLSEVNRRIEILVEAGGS from the coding sequence ATGACGGACTCCACCCACCAGGGTAAGAACGAGATCATCATCGTAAAGCGCCGCGGCGGCGGTGGTGATGATGGACATCATGGCGGCGTTTGGAAGATTGCCTATGCGGACTTCATGACCGCAATGATGGCCTTCTTCCTCGTGATGTGGTTGGTCAATGCGTCCAACGAAGAAACCAAGGCGGCGATTGCGAGTTACTTCAATCCGATCAAGTTGATGGATGACAAGCCGGCCGACAAGGGAATCAAGCAGGTCGGCAAGAGTGCGGAAGGTGAAGCCACCGCACCGAAGTCCAAAACCGAGGGGGACGAATCCACCACCGGTCAGGCCGGTGAAGCGGGCTCCCAGAAGAATTCGACAGCTGGCGAGAAGCAGGATTACTCCGAAGCCGATTACTTTGAAAATCCCTATTCCGTGCTGGCAGAGATCGCCCAGGAAACCGGCACCCAGACGAATGTATCGGACAAGGGCGATGGTGGTGCGGCCCAATCCGGCCCTGCCACCGGGGCTTCGGGCGGTGAGGCGTATCGCGATCCCTTTGACCCCGACTTTTGGTCAAAAAGCGTGGAGAAGGACAGCGATACGCTTGAGGAAAGCCAGTCGATGTTCGAGGTGGAGACCTTCGCAAACAACCGCTTGCCGGAGAGCCCTGTCGATAAGGAGCCTCTGCAAGACCCAACCGATGCTGATGGCCCGGCTGGCGATTTGTCCGCACAGATGGCGGGAGACGGGGGGACTGGAGCCTTGACCCCCGAGCAATTGCTCGAGCAGTTGGCCGAGGCCGATGTTCTCAAGGAAGACATCATGAAGGCACTTGGCGGCGCGCTTGGCAAACTGGCTGAAGGACTGGTCGTAGAGCCGGCCGAGGGCGGGTTGCTGGTTTCCATCACGGATCAGCTGGATTTCGGCATGTTCAATGTCGGCTCTGCCGTGCCGGGCCGTGACCTGGTCATCGCGATGGAAAAGATTGGCGAAGTCCTGGCTGAGCGGGATGGTGCAATTGCCATTCGCGGACACACCGATGCCAGGCCGTTCGCATCTGACACGGATGACAACTGGCGGCTTTCGCTGGCCCGCGCCCATTCAGCCTATTACATGCTTGTGCGGGGAGGTTTGTCCGAGGAGCGGATAAGCCAGGTGTCCGGGTTTGCCGATCGGCGCCTCAAGGATCCCGACAATCCGCTTTCCGAGGTCAACCGACGGATCGAAATTCTTGTCGAGGCGGGAGGCAGTTAA